CCACGGGCGTAAGCCGAGAAAGTCTCTATATAGCGACGCTGTCCCTCGGCAAAGATGGTGTCGAATGCAAGCGATGATTTCCCGCTGCCACTCAATCCGGTGATTACCGTGAGAGAGTCGCGGGGGATCGTTACGTCAATATTTTTTAAGTTATGTACGCGTGCGCCGTACACCTCTATTATCTGTTCAGTTTCGGATGCCATAATCTTTTTTATTTCACTACCCATGCCGGATTATGAACCTTAGGGCTTTCCCCTTTCTTGTAGTACAGGTCTTCCTGTGTGGGAATAAGCAGGGTGTAGGTCTTGCCCGACGGGTTGCTCAGGCTGGTATTTCGTAGCCATGAGTTGAAGTCTTTCAACTGCGCATAGGTGATGTTGTGTTGTTTGGCAAAAGTTGCCAGGTCGGGTATAGAGGAAGATACCTTCACCTCTTTGAACTGCATGGGTTTATAGAGATGATCCGGCCTTATAACGAATCCGTATTGCTGCGGATTTTCGAAGATCTGTTTGATGGCAAGCATGCGGTAGTAATAGCGGGAAGTCTCTTCCACCAACCAGAGGTCGAGCGAATCGTCTACCCCCTGGTCTCTTAACCCGTTAGTGATACGCGCTTGTCCTCCGTTATATGACAGGGCGGCGGCACTCCATGAACCGTGGTTGCGGTAGGCCTCTTTCAGATAGCGACAGGCGGCCACAGTCGATTTTTCTACGTGATAACGTTCGTCGACATCAGTCCTTGTTTCAAGACCGTATTGTTTGCCCGTACTTTGGAGGAACTGCCAAAGTCCTGCCGCACGGGCGGGGGAGACTGCCCTGGGATCGAGGCTGCTTTCTATTACCGCCAGATATTTCAGGTCGTCGGGAACCCCTTGTTGTTTAAGGATTGGTTCAATGATCGGGAAGAAGCGGTTGGCCCTTTTGAAAAGGAGTAGGGTGGTGGAATGGAAGTAGGTGAAACTATTCAGTTCCCGGTCCATCCGTTCCCGTTTATCATAGCGGTCAAAAGTGATCTGTTCTCCTGCAAATTCCATACTTTCCGGAATGGCTACCGAGGCTGTCATGGAGAGTACCAATGGTCTTTCCGATTCGGTTTTCTCGATGTTATTTCCCGATGTGAGGGCTATGAATAATACCCCCAATCCTATTATCAATATTGAGAAAGAGATCAATAGTGCCGATTTCTTCATTCTTTATTTAGCTTTGTGAATTCTTATAATATTTTTCCGGCGAGTGGGTGCCGGTATATTTTTGAGTAGAACAAAGATAATCGTTTTTTTGGAAATTTGGAAATGAGCAGTGAGAACTCAGATTTTTCATATATATTCGCACTTCGTGTTATTCGGCTTTGCCGATATTCATTCGCTCTGCTTATGTTTAACAACAGAGCAACAACTGAATAACAATCGAATAATAACTTTATTGCTTTATTCTAAAAGAATATGAAACTAAAAACGCCAGGGTCAGTAATTAAGGCACATGATATAAACCGGTTCAGATTCCGGGATACCCCGTTTGTGAAGTTGATGAACAAACGTATTTTCAATATATTGATGGTGGCTTCCAGGTATGATATGTTCATCCTGGAAGACGACGGTCGTGTCGATGAACAGATTTTCAATGAGTATACCTCACTCAACCTCCGCTATCCGCCGCGTTTTACACAGGTTGGGAGCAGTAAGGAGGCACTGGCAGAGTTGAAACAGAATCGTTATGAGTTGATCATCTGCATGCCCAACATGGACAATAGTGATACTTTCGATCTGGCGAAGCAAATCAAAGCGCGCTACCCGGATATTCCTGTAGTGTTGCTCACACCTTTCTCCAAAGCGGTCACACAATCGTTACGGAAGTCAGATCTGAGCGGTATCGATTACGTATTCAGTTGGTTGGGGGATACGGATCTGTTGTTGGCTATCATCAAGATTATTGAAGACCGGATGAATGTGGAACACGACGTAAAGACGGTCGGTGTACAGACTGTAATGTTGGTGGAAGATTCCGTTCGTTTCTATTCAACGGCATTACCATTGCTTTATAAGTTTGTGCTCAGTGAATCGAAAGAGTTCTCGAAGGAGGCCCTCAACGACCACCTGAGAATGCTCCGCATGCGCGGACGTCCAAAGATACTGCTTGCCCGTAACTATGAGGAGGCAATCACCTATTACAAAAAGTATGGTGATAATATGCTGGGTGTGATCAGTGATATGAGTTTCAATATTGAAGGGGAGAAGGATAAATTAGCCGGCAAGCGGCTCGGTGAATGGATCAGGAAGAAAGACCGTTATATCCCGATTATTTATGCTTCTTCGGAGTCGGAAAACCGGAAATATGCAGCCGATGTGGATGCTGTATTTATTGATAAAAATTCCAAGACTTTTCCACAGGATCTGCGTAAAGCAATC
This window of the Proteiniphilum saccharofermentans genome carries:
- a CDS encoding lytic transglycosylase domain-containing protein gives rise to the protein MKKSALLISFSILIIGLGVLFIALTSGNNIEKTESERPLVLSMTASVAIPESMEFAGEQITFDRYDKRERMDRELNSFTYFHSTTLLLFKRANRFFPIIEPILKQQGVPDDLKYLAVIESSLDPRAVSPARAAGLWQFLQSTGKQYGLETRTDVDERYHVEKSTVAACRYLKEAYRNHGSWSAAALSYNGGQARITNGLRDQGVDDSLDLWLVEETSRYYYRMLAIKQIFENPQQYGFVIRPDHLYKPMQFKEVKVSSSIPDLATFAKQHNITYAQLKDFNSWLRNTSLSNPSGKTYTLLIPTQEDLYYKKGESPKVHNPAWVVK